One genomic segment of Ipomoea triloba cultivar NCNSP0323 chromosome 9, ASM357664v1 includes these proteins:
- the LOC116029239 gene encoding uncharacterized protein LOC116029239, giving the protein MASFVINPTLSSFNTINCRNPNHKSSRRSLGVRAMRIEKPMEELYNIRVERNVSKERLQELGVSRWSMWKTGECKLPWDWHVDQLVYIEEGEVKVVPDGSERHMCFVAGDLVRYPKWFEADLYFNGFYQERYSFRAYGDD; this is encoded by the coding sequence ATGGCAAGTTTTGTGATAAATCCAACTTTGAGTAGCTTCAATACCATTAACTGCCGCAACCCAAATCATAAATCCTCTAGAAGATCCCTGGGTGTTCGGGCAATGAGGATAGAGAAACCAATGGAAGAGTTGTACAATATCCGCGTTGAGAGGAATGTGTCAAAAGAAAGATTACAGGAGCTTGGTGTTTCACGATGGTCAATGTGGAAGACAGGCGAATGCAAGCTTCCTTGGGACTGGCATGTGGATCAGTTGGTCTATATCGAAGAAGGAGAGGTAAAAGTGGTGCCTGATGGGAGTGAACGCCATATGTGTTTTGTTGCTGGTGACTTGGTTCGCTATCCCAAATGGTTCGAGGCTGATCTCTACTTCAATGGCTTCTACCAAGAACGCTATAGCTTTCGAGCATATGGCGATGACTAG
- the LOC116029238 gene encoding serine/threonine protein phosphatase 2A 59 kDa regulatory subunit B' gamma isoform-like — MIKQIFGKLPRKPSSKSSSYGDTNNSEVSALSSANVNSNSYGIVANGNNSKGNANLGKSANSSSSAPARSASNGNYATLKSNQGKKMGHDAQMGPVAVNLVSPYEALPSFRDVPNSEKQNLLVKKLNMCCVVFDFSDPTKNLKEKDVKRQTLLELVDYISSVNSKFNEVTMQEITKMVAANLFRTFHSPNLDNKLPDLFDPEEEEPAMEPMWPHIQIVYEILLRFVASSEMDAKLAKRYIDHSFVLRLLDLFDSEDQREREYLKTILHRIYGKFMVHRPFIRKAINHIFYRFIFETEKHNGIAELLEILGSIINGFALPLKEEHKLFLVRALIPLHKPKCVSIYHPQLSYCITQFVEKDYKLADTVIRGLLKYWPLTNSGKEVMFLGELEEVLEATQDAEFQRCMVPLVRQIGRCLSSSHFQVAERALFIWNNDHIRNLILQNREVILPIVFPYLERNTRGHWNQAVQSLTLNVRKIFADADPMLFEQCLSSFEEDENRKEERQKRRESTWKQLENVAASNAVSNEGVLVARFASSVAIATSSNPPRTPVAAEDSTPH; from the exons ATGATTAAGCAGATATTCGGCAAGCTTCCTAGGAAGCCCTCGTCTAAATCATCGTCTTATGGTGACACGAATAACAGTGAGGTTTCAGCATTATCATCAGCTAATGTGAATTCAAACAGCTATGGTATTGTTGCTAATGGAAACAACTCAAAGGGTAATGCAAATTTGGGTAAATCCGCAAATTCGAGTAGTTCTGCTCCCGCTCGGTCTGCTAGTAATGGGAATTATGCCACATTGAAGTCAAATCAGGGGAAGAAGATGGGGCATGATGCTCAAATGGGTCCTGTTGCTGTGAACTTAGTGTCTCCTTATGAGGCCCTTCCAAGCTTTAGAGATGTTCCGAACTCTGAAAAGCAGAATCTTCTGGTTAAGAAGTTGAATATGTGTTGTGTGGTATTCGATTTCAGTGACCCTACAAAGAATCTGAAGGAGAAGGATGTAAAGAGGCAGACATTGCTTGAACTGGTTGACTATATCTCATCTgtaaattcaaagttcaatgaGGTTACAATGCAGGAAATTACGAAGATGGTGGCTGCCAATTTATTTAGGACGTTTCACTCACCTAATCTTGATAATAAGCTACCGGATTTGTTTGACCCAGAAGAGGAGGAACCTGCTATGGAACCCATGTGGCCCCATATTCAGATTGTCTATGAGATACTTTTGAGATTTGTGGCTTCATCTGAGATGGATGCTAAGCTTGCAAAAAGATACATTGACCATTCATTTGTTTTGAGATTGCTTGACCTCTTTGACTCAGAAGACCAAAGAGAGAGGGAGTACTTGAAGACAATTCTTCACCGTATATACGGGAAGTTCATGGTGCATAGGCCTTTTATCAGGAAAGCTATCAATCATATCTTTTATCGCTTTATTTTTGAGACTGAGAAACATAATGGGATTGCAGAGCTACTTGAAATTTTGGGCAGTATAATCAATGGATTTGCCTTGCCCCTCAAGGAAGAGCACAAACTCTTCCTTGTGCGAGCATTAATTCCTCTTCACAAACCTAAATGTGTATCCATCTACCACCCACAACTTTCTTATTGCATTACCCAGTTCGTGGAGAAAGACTACAAGTTGGCTGACACTGTGATTAGAGGTCTTTTGAAGTATTGGCCTTTAACTAATAGTGGCAAGGAGGTAATGTTTCTTGGTGAGTTGGAGGAAGTTCTTGAAGCAACCCAGGATGCTGAATTTCAACGTTGCATGGTCCCTCTCGTACGACAGATTGGTCGCTGCCTCAGCAGCTCACACTTTCAG GTGGCAGAACGTGCATTATTCATATGGAATAATGATCATATAAGAAATCTGATTCTTCAGAACCGTGAAGTGATATTACCCATTGTTTTTCCGTACTTGGAGAGAAACACCAGGGGTCATTGGAATCAAGCTGTTCAAAGCCTGACTTTGAATGTAAGGAAGATCTTCGCAGATGCCGATCCGATGCTGTTTGAGCAGTGTTTATCAAGTTTTGAAGAGGATGAAAACAGAAAGGAGGAGAGACAGAAGAGGCGGGAATCAACCTGGAAGCAATTAGAAAATGTAGCAGCATCCAATGCTGTGAGCAACGAAGGTGTCCTCGTTGCTAGGTTTGCCTCTTCCGTCGCTATTGCCACCAGCAGTAATCCACCACGGACACCTGTGGCAGCCGAGGACAGCACGCCCCACTGA